The following proteins come from a genomic window of Maylandia zebra isolate NMK-2024a linkage group LG22, Mzebra_GT3a, whole genome shotgun sequence:
- the zbtb8b gene encoding zinc finger and BTB domain-containing protein 8B has translation MEVPCYLSKLLFELNEQRKRDFFCDCSILVEGRVFKAHRNVLFAGSGYFRALLVHYLQDSGQRYSTASLDIVTADAFSVILDFLYSGRLALNRSNVIEVMSAASYLQMTDLVNFCKEYIRSSLEICSKEKERNTEKENQTEDGGMGPADSGTPSATISSGAGVAEPHSQVSEADRGSGLGQESVTSGRTPLSIVVTTTPGATRDMDTSYPSREEFAPGSEGQKGHMDQTNLSSSSSSALTPELVNPKIEYDPDEELMESPDTKVITSYPGPPLHNTHHSRLLPPSPSPSNERSPLGYSSSFNARQLMEALARGEGPNSLGDRVGQRFTQGLGSSTGGSRLDEGLGFVGSSIMEIQSDWLGEDTGDGLVVPVKLHKCPFCPYTAKQKGIMKRHIRCHTGERPFPCPMCGKRFTRQEHLRSHALSVHRHYWPVSCKSCRRNFTGSSVSPGLRRFGICDSCNCVTTTHDETAPVHPSSQSEPVERADGSTDWSSFIDEVDEVEVGRVEDLVEKQMLERQLAVCSDVVHAL, from the exons ATGGAAGTGCCTTGCTATCTGTCCAAACTACTGTTCGAGCTCAATGAGCAACGGAAGCGTGACTTCTTCTGTGACTGCAGCATCCTTGTTGAAGGCCGTGTCTTCAAGGCGCATCGGAATGTCTTGTTTGCAGGAAGCGGTTATTTTCGAGCTCTTCTCGTTCACTATCTACAG GACAGCGGACAGCGCTACAGCACAGCGTCGTTGGACATTGTGACAGCTGACGCCTTCTCTGTTATTCTGGACTTCCTCTACTCTGGACGCCTGGCTCTGAACAGGAGCAATGTCATCGAGGTGATGTCAGCAGCCAGCTACCTGCAGATGACGGATCTGGTGAACTTCTGCAAAGAGTACATCCGGTCGTCTTTGGAAATCTGCAGcaaggagaaggagagaaacacGGAGAAAGAGAATCAGACAGAGGATGGAGGAATGGGTCCTGCAGACAGTGGCACTCCTTCTGCAACAATTTCCAGTGGTGCTGGGGTTGCAGAGCCTCATTCACAGGTCTCAGAGGCAGATAGGGGGTCAGGTTTAGGTCAGGAGTCTGTTACATCAGGTAGAACACCTTTGTCCATTGTTGTCACCACCACTCCAGGCGCTACCAGGGATATGGACACCTCCTATCCCTCTCGGGAAGAGTTTGCACCTGGGAGTGAAGGGCAGAAGGGACATATGGATCAGACTAATCtttcatcatcctcatcttcTGCTCTGACTCCAGAGTTGGTGAACCCTAAGATAGAATATGACCCTGATGAAGAGCTTATGGAGTCACCAGACACCAAAGTCATCACATCCTATCCTGGGCCTCCTCTGCACAATACTCATCATAGCAGGCTGCTTCCCCCAAGTCCCTCTCCATCTAACGAACGCTCCCCCTTGGGATACAGCTCATCCTTTAATGCTAGGCAGCTGATGGAGGCGCTGGCCAGAGGTGAAGGTCCCAACTCTTTGGGGGACAGAGTAGGGCAGCGCTTCACCCAAGGGCTGGGTAGCAGCACTGGAGGAAGCAGACTGGACGAAGGTCTGGGATTTGTAGGATCATCAATTATGGAGATCCAGTCTGATTGGCTTGGAGAGGACACAG GTGATGGCTTAGTAGTGCCAGTAAAACTCCACAAGTGCCCCTTCTGCCCATACACTGCCAAGCAGAAGGGGATCATGAAGAGGCACATCCGTTGCCACACAGGAGAGAGGCCATTCCCCTGCCCCATGTGTGGCAAGAGGTTCACACGACAGGAGCACCTACGCAGCCACGCCCTTAGT GTCCACAGACACTACTGGCCAGTGTCATGCAAGAGCTGCAGACGAAACTTCACTGGTTCTAGCGTTTCACCCGGACTCAGACGCTTCGGCATCTGTGATAGCTGCAACTGTGTGACCACCACTCATGATGAAACAGCCCCTGTTCACCCTTCCAGCCAGTCAGAGCCTGTGGAACGAGCAGACGGCAGTACGGATTGGTCCAGCTTTATAGATGAGGTGGACGAGGTGGAGGTCGGCAGAGTGGAAGACTTAGTGGAGAAACAGATGCTTGAAAGACAGCTGGCTGTCTGTAGTGATGTAGTTCACGCGTTGTGA
- the heyl gene encoding hairy/enhancer-of-split related with YRPW motif-like protein isoform X2, with protein MREQTGKRSPVTGSMSPGSASQILARKKRRGIIEKRRRDRINHSLSELRRLVPSAFEKQGSSKLEKAEILQMTVDHLKLLHAMGGKGYFDARALAVDYRTLGFRECVGEVVRYLSSLEGDSPDPIGARLVSHLSHCASELDPLLLQSPPASALPFAPWPWASFPQISPNSPASSSPPFPSGRRDLALLGSYPSPASLRLTPLAGCQQGAPQLLAPTALATVHRVPSLAASPVLAPSRPPQPSPHSSSRASPLPLSTPSSSSPSTSSSSTSSSSAPPQVSFRPFAPMGSPTVQRRGLSGSAKAAQGWGTEIGAF; from the exons ATGAGGGAACAGACGGGTAAACGGAG CCCAGTCACTGGGTCCATGTCTCCAGGCAGCGCCTCGCAGATTCTGGCTCgaaagaagagaagaggg ATCATAGAGAAGAGGCGCAGAGACCGCATCAACCACAGCTTGTCAGAGCTCCGTAGACTGGTGCCCAGCGCTTTTGAAAAACAG GGTTCATCAAAGTTAGAGAAAGCAGAGATTCTACAGATGACAGTGGACCACCTCAAACTGCTGCATGCCATGGGAGGAAAAG GATACTTTGATGCGAGGGCTCTGGCAGTCGACTACAGGACCCTGGGCTTCAGGGAATGCGTTGGAGAGGTGGTACGGTACCTCAGCTCACTTGAGGGGGACTCCCCAGACCCTATAGGAGCTCGTCTGGTCTCCCACCTCTCTCACTGCGCGAGTGAGCTAGACCCTCTTCTCCTGCAGTCACCCCCTGCTTCTGCCCTGCCCTTCGCTCCTTGGCCATGGGCATCCTTCCCTCAAATCTCCCCTAACTCCCcagcctcctcctcccctcctttcCCCAGTGGGCGAAGGGATCTGGCCCTGCTAGGGAGCTACCCATCGCCCGCCTCCCTACGCCTCACCCCCCTGGCCGGGTGCCAGCAGGGTGCACCACAGCTCCTTGCACCTACAGCTCTTGCCACCGTCCACAGGGTGCCCTCCCTCGCAGCGTCTCCAGTCCTAGCCCCCTCCAGACCGCCACAGCCGTCTCCTCACAGCTCCAGCAGGGCCTCACCTCTACCTCTCTCAaccccttcctcttcctctccttcaacctcctcctcttccacttCCTCATCCTCCGCCCCTCCACAAGTCTCTTTCAGGCCCTTTGCACCTATGGGGTCTCCCACAGTCCAGCGCAGGGGCTTGAGCGGATCAGCCAAGGCGGCCCAAGGATGGGGGACTGAGATCGGTGCTTTTTGA
- the heyl gene encoding hairy/enhancer-of-split related with YRPW motif-like protein isoform X1 yields MKRPHDYSSPDSDTDEFIDVGQEDSYCPVTGSMSPGSASQILARKKRRGIIEKRRRDRINHSLSELRRLVPSAFEKQGSSKLEKAEILQMTVDHLKLLHAMGGKGYFDARALAVDYRTLGFRECVGEVVRYLSSLEGDSPDPIGARLVSHLSHCASELDPLLLQSPPASALPFAPWPWASFPQISPNSPASSSPPFPSGRRDLALLGSYPSPASLRLTPLAGCQQGAPQLLAPTALATVHRVPSLAASPVLAPSRPPQPSPHSSSRASPLPLSTPSSSSPSTSSSSTSSSSAPPQVSFRPFAPMGSPTVQRRGLSGSAKAAQGWGTEIGAF; encoded by the exons ATGAAGAGACCTCACGATTACAGCTCTCCGGACTCGGACACCGACGAGTTCATTGACGTGGGCCAAGAAGATAGCTACTG CCCAGTCACTGGGTCCATGTCTCCAGGCAGCGCCTCGCAGATTCTGGCTCgaaagaagagaagaggg ATCATAGAGAAGAGGCGCAGAGACCGCATCAACCACAGCTTGTCAGAGCTCCGTAGACTGGTGCCCAGCGCTTTTGAAAAACAG GGTTCATCAAAGTTAGAGAAAGCAGAGATTCTACAGATGACAGTGGACCACCTCAAACTGCTGCATGCCATGGGAGGAAAAG GATACTTTGATGCGAGGGCTCTGGCAGTCGACTACAGGACCCTGGGCTTCAGGGAATGCGTTGGAGAGGTGGTACGGTACCTCAGCTCACTTGAGGGGGACTCCCCAGACCCTATAGGAGCTCGTCTGGTCTCCCACCTCTCTCACTGCGCGAGTGAGCTAGACCCTCTTCTCCTGCAGTCACCCCCTGCTTCTGCCCTGCCCTTCGCTCCTTGGCCATGGGCATCCTTCCCTCAAATCTCCCCTAACTCCCcagcctcctcctcccctcctttcCCCAGTGGGCGAAGGGATCTGGCCCTGCTAGGGAGCTACCCATCGCCCGCCTCCCTACGCCTCACCCCCCTGGCCGGGTGCCAGCAGGGTGCACCACAGCTCCTTGCACCTACAGCTCTTGCCACCGTCCACAGGGTGCCCTCCCTCGCAGCGTCTCCAGTCCTAGCCCCCTCCAGACCGCCACAGCCGTCTCCTCACAGCTCCAGCAGGGCCTCACCTCTACCTCTCTCAaccccttcctcttcctctccttcaacctcctcctcttccacttCCTCATCCTCCGCCCCTCCACAAGTCTCTTTCAGGCCCTTTGCACCTATGGGGTCTCCCACAGTCCAGCGCAGGGGCTTGAGCGGATCAGCCAAGGCGGCCCAAGGATGGGGGACTGAGATCGGTGCTTTTTGA
- the LOC101476310 gene encoding coagulation factor XI-like, translating to MITHLIFVGLLSLLSSSLCQACNPNILLNMDFPGNDITFLYSPDVNHCQLLCTQHPSCLFFSFIRADWTHDDRHFYCYLKSTPSGEPSAQTPVQGVTSGFSLKSCSPGPQPCLSELYQNMDFIGGDYRSLFTGDHKECQRVCTQDPACQFFTFVKQNFSNSKVRYKCYLKFSWTVPRTPVIERKAGVTSGFSQKTNQTQHFDKVCQRKLFPNTDIPGSDIESLPAASPEHCQTLCSTHPRCTYFTYNRNTFVCYLKENTHEIVTRADTGTSGLPHRSCQLDDNWARVAYEGVDFKGSDIRYELMDDADTCQKTCTEDPHCQFYTYADETFFDRSYRRRCYLKRVITIPAPPKVIEVTNVVSGFSLKNCP from the exons ATGATAACACATTTGATCTTCGTTGGTCTTCTCTCCCTCCTCAGCTCTTCTTTATGTCAAG CATGTAATCCAAATATTCTGTTGAACATGGATTTCCCGGGAAATGACATAACATTTCTCTACTCCCCTGATGTTAACCACTGTCAGCTCCTGTGCACCCAGCACCCCTCTTGCCTCTTCTTTAGCTTTATTCGTGCTGATTGGACCCACGATGACAG GCACTTCTACTGCTACCTAAAGTCCACTCCCTCAGGAGAGCCCAGTGCTCAGACTCCAGTACAGGGTGTCACTTCTGGTTTTTCTCTAAAATCCTGCAGCCCAGGCCCAC AACCTTGCCTGTCTGAGCTGTACCAAAACATGGACTTTATCGGGGGAGACTACAGGTCCTTGTTCACAGGTGACCACAAGGAGTGCCAGCGAGTGTGCACTCAGGACCCTGCGTGTCAGTTCTTCACTTTTGTAAAACAGAATTTCTCAAATAGTAAAGTCAG GTATAAGTGTTACCTAAAATTCAGTTGGACTGTACCAAGGACTCCTGTTATTGAAAGAAAAGCTGGTGTAACATCTGGATTctcccaaaaaacaaaccaaactcaGCACTTTGACAAAG TATGTCAGAGAAAGCTTTTTCCAAACACTGACATCCCAGGAAGTGACATTGAGTCTCTGCCTGCTGCCTCTCCTGAACACTGTCAGACTCTGTGCTCAACTCATCCGCGCTGCACCTACTTCACTTATAACAG gaaTACCTTTGTTTGTTACCTGAAGGAAAACACACATGAAATAGTCACCAGGGCAGATACAGGCACTTCAGGGCTACCACACCGTTCCTGTCAGCTTGACGACA ACTGGGCCAGAGTGGCTTATGAAGGAGTAGATTTCAAAGGTTCTGACATTCGCTATGAGTTGATGGATGATGCAGACACATGCCAGAAGACATGCACTGAGGACCCTCACTGCCAGTTCTACACCTACGCTGATGAAACCTTCTTTGATCGCAGTTATCG GCGTCGCTGCTACCTGAAGCGTGTCATCACCATCCCTGCTCCTCCCAAAGTCATCGAAGTCACCAATGTTGTGTCGGGTTTCTCCCTTAAAAACTGCCCATAG